In Helicobacter bilis, a genomic segment contains:
- a CDS encoding phage capsid family protein, protein MSYTLTDIINNPNIGIEIGKEIESMSWIKSPFEPLVGQGSDRGIRSYQIANKQPFRPRLKARLTGTGVQDNEEFQTNYDEMEILNQTIYPKISGNGLLSPVFHYSEMQFIDFEKEAKDSLATWMMDTRDKQFIAALTNDLTNCVVADATNGYKDTTAETSVKNASKKIQKGDTISVKAIRRAIFLARTGIDYKNREIFPLKPIRAQSMSNGGISTMHYSYIIMLDSYGIQQLKNDEEWRDMQKYAGERGPSNNLFMGLVGMIDGCPVLDFGVWSEAAAGLCNSEVKDKDFLRFLNKDNTHNKIVKPSDYADAQPVSIGFLIGASALLIAGNLSPRMYVEQKDAGRKIAVGMDRVMAIAKARFGEDDNGLLKYSGQDFATIGLFYSKE, encoded by the coding sequence ATGAGTTACACTCTAACAGATATTATAAATAACCCTAACATAGGCATTGAAATCGGCAAAGAAATAGAGTCTATGAGTTGGATTAAAAGCCCTTTTGAACCACTTGTAGGGCAGGGAAGCGACAGAGGCATAAGAAGTTATCAAATCGCAAATAAACAGCCATTCCGCCCACGACTTAAAGCAAGATTGACCGGCACAGGAGTCCAAGATAATGAGGAATTTCAAACAAATTATGATGAAATGGAAATCCTAAATCAGACAATTTACCCAAAAATTAGCGGTAATGGTTTATTAAGCCCAGTATTTCATTATAGTGAAATGCAGTTTATTGACTTTGAAAAAGAAGCAAAAGATAGCCTTGCTACATGGATGATGGATACAAGAGATAAGCAATTTATAGCCGCTTTAACAAATGATTTAACAAACTGCGTAGTAGCTGATGCCACAAATGGCTACAAAGACACCACAGCTGAGACAAGTGTCAAAAATGCAAGTAAAAAGATACAAAAGGGCGATACAATCAGCGTTAAAGCAATCCGCAGGGCGATTTTTCTAGCAAGGACTGGCATTGATTATAAAAATAGAGAGATTTTCCCACTTAAACCAATCCGCGCACAAAGCATGAGTAATGGCGGCATAAGCACAATGCACTATTCTTATATTATTATGCTTGATAGCTATGGAATCCAGCAGTTAAAGAATGATGAAGAATGGCGAGACATGCAAAAATACGCAGGGGAGAGAGGACCTAGCAATAATCTTTTTATGGGATTAGTAGGCATGATTGATGGCTGTCCAGTATTAGACTTTGGCGTATGGAGTGAAGCAGCAGCGGGATTATGCAATTCTGAAGTCAAAGATAAAGACTTTTTACGCTTTTTAAATAAAGATAACACACATAATAAGATTGTAAAGCCTAGTGATTATGCAGACGCACAGCCAGTGTCAATTGGCTTTTTAATTGGAGCTAGTGCATTGTTAATCGCTGGGAATCTAAGCCCTAGAATGTATGTAGAACAAAAAGATGCAGGAAGAAAAATCGCAGTAGGTATGGATAGAGTTATGGCAATTGCTAAGGCTAGATTTGGTGAAGATGATAATGGGTTATTAAAGTATAGTGGGCAGGATTTTGCCACGATTGGGTTGTTTTATTCTAAAGAATAA